A region from the Lemur catta isolate mLemCat1 chromosome 7, mLemCat1.pri, whole genome shotgun sequence genome encodes:
- the PRPF19 gene encoding pre-mRNA-processing factor 19 — MSLICSISNEVPEHPCVSPVSNHVYERRLIEKYIAENGTDPINNQPLSEEQLIDIKVAHPIRPKPPSATSIPAILKALQDEWDAVMLHSFTLRQQLQTTRQELSHALYQHDAACRVIARLTKEVTAAREALATLKPQAGLIVPQAVPSSQPSVVGAGEPMDLGELVGMTPEIIQKLQDKATVLTTERKKRGKTVPEELVKPEELSKYRQVASHVGLHSASIPGILALDLCPSDTNKILTGGADKNVVVFDKSSEQILATLKGHTKKVTSVVFHPSQDLVFSASPDATIRIWSVPNASCVQVVRAHESAVTGLSLHATGDYLLSSSDDQYWAFSDIQTGRVLTKVTDETSGCSLTCAQFHPDGLIFGTGTMDSQIKIWDLKERTNVANFPGHSGPITSIAFSENGYYLATAADDSSVKLWDLRKLKNFKTLQLDNNFEVKSLIFDQSGTYLALGGTDVQIYICKQWTEILHFTEHSGLTTGVAFGHHAKFIASTGMDRSLKFYSL, encoded by the exons ATGTCCCTGATCTGCTCCA TCTCCAATGAAGTGCCAGAGCACCCATGTGTGTCCCCTGTCTCTAATCATGTCTACGAGCGGCGGCTCATCGAGAAGTACATTGCAGAGAATGGTACAGATCCCATCAACAACCAGCCTCTCTCTGAGGAGCAGCTCATCGACATCAAAG TTGCTCACCCAATCCGACCCAAGCCTCCCTCAGCCACTAGTATCCCGGCCATTCTGAAAGCTTTGCAAGATGAATGG GATGCAGTCATGCTGCACAGCTTCACTCTGCGCCAGCAGCTGCAGACAACCCGCCAGGAGCTGTCCCACGCTCTGTACCAGCATGATGCTGCCTGCCGTGTCATTGCCCGTCTCACCAAGGAAGTCACTGCTGCCCGAGAAG CTCTGGCTACCCTGAAACCACAAGCTGGTCTCATTGTGCCCCAGGCGGTGCCAAGCTCCCAGCCAAGTGTTGTG gGTGCAGGCGAGCCAATGGATTTGGGTGAGCTGGTGGGAATGACCCCCGAGATTATCCAGAAG CTTCAAGACAAGGCCACTGTGCTAACCACGGAGCGTAAGAAG aGGGGGAAGACTGTGCCTGAGGAGTTGGTGAAGCCAGAAGAGCTCAGCAAATACCGGCAGGTGGCATCCCACGTG GGCTTGCACAGTGCCAGCATTCCCGGGATCCTTGCCTTGGACCTCTGTCCCTCCGACACCAACAAGATCCTCACTG GTGGGGCGGATAAAAATGTTGTTGTCTTTGACAAGAGTTCTGAGCAAATCCTGGCCACCCTCAAAGGCCATACCAAGAAGGTCACCAGTGTGGTGTTTCATCCTTCCCAG gACCTGGTGTTTTCTGCCTCTCCAGATGCCACTATCAGGATTTGGTCAGTCCCGAATGCCTCCTGTGTACAGGTCGTTCGGGCACATGAGAGCGCTGTGACAGGCCTCAGCCTCCACGCCACTGGTGACTATCTCCTGAGCTCTTCTGATGACCAG taCTGGGCTTTCTCTGACATCCAGACAGGGCGTGTGCTCACCAAGGTGACAGATGAGACCTCCGGCTGCT ctctcACCTGTGCACAGTTCCACCCTGACGGCCTGATCTTTGGCACGGGAACCATGGACTCTCAGATCAAGATCTGGGACTTGAAG GAGCGCACCAATGTGGCCAACTTCCCTGGCCACTCAGGCCCCATCACCAGCATTGCCTTCTCCGAGAATGGCTACTACCTGGCTACAGCGGCTGACGACTCCTCTGTCAAGCTCTGGGATCTGCGCAAGCTTAAGAACTTTAAGACATTGCAGCTGGATAACAATTTTGAG GTGAAGTCACTGATCTTTGACCAGAGCGGTACCTACCTGGCCCTTGGGGGCACAGATGTCCAGATCTACATCTGCAAACAGTGGACGGAGATTCTTCACTTTACAG AGCATAGCGGCCTGACCACCGGGGTGGCCTTCGGGCACCACGCCAAGTTCATCGCTTCGACAGGCATGGACAGGAGCCTCAAGTTCTACAGCCTGTAG